A genomic region of Phragmites australis chromosome 2, lpPhrAust1.1, whole genome shotgun sequence contains the following coding sequences:
- the LOC133903819 gene encoding uncharacterized protein LOC133903819 — protein MAGRILLRATALGLAAATAGSLHAVSKWTPPWTLSPFVPSASLMLMESAQGLQAALLGAHPLSGAHLSDVRARAEQDLTRIDAEGAEGDPTAAADLRLLLALLAARDGRTDEALRLYAEAARDCPFDRRPRALAYQISLLAGRMDEVARWNAAYRRLVPIDDSTPPGFESHETRELIRELAVAATLGGVYNLTYPQERWFLMPAACGAVDKGLVAALQDKTLSTSERLQLLALHVYLQAKVRLLVRKEERDMADAASVSW, from the coding sequence ATGGCCGGCCGCATCCTCCTCCGCGCCACCGCCCTCGGCCTTGCCGCCGCGACGGCGGGGTCCCTGCACGCCGTGTCCAAGTGGACGCCACCCTGGACACTCTCTCCCTTCGTCCCATCCGCGAGTCTCATGCTCATGGAGTCCGCGCAGGGCCTCCAGGCCGCCCTGCTCGGCGCGCACCCGCTCTCCGGCGCGCACCTCAGCGACGTCCGCGCCCGCGCCGAGCAAGACCTCACGCGCATCGACGCGGAGGGCGCCGAGGGCGACCCAACCGCGGCCGCcgacctccgcctcctcctcgcgctcctcgCCGCGCGTGACGGGCGCACTGACGAGGCCCTGAGGCTCTACGCGGAGGCTGCCCGCGACTGCCCGTTCGATCGCCGCCCCCGCGCCCTCGCATACCAGATCTCCCTCCTCGCCGGGCGCATGGACGAGGTCGCGCGGTGGAACGCAGCCTACCGCCGCCTCGTCCCGATCGACGACTCCACCCCCCCGGGATTCGAGTCCCACGAGACGAGGGAGCTCATCCGCGAGCTGGCGGTCGCGGCGACGCTGGGCGGCGTGTACAACCTCACCTACCCACAGGAGAGGTGGTTCCTCATGCCAGCGGCTTGCGGTGCGGTGGACAAAGGGCTGGTCGCTGCGCTGCAGGACAAGACGCTGTCCACGTCGGAGAGGCTTCAGCTCCTCGCGCTGCACGTGTACCTGCAGGCCAAGGTGCGGCTCCTCGTGAGGAAGGAGGAGCGGGACATGGCCGACGCAGCTTCGGTTTCTTGGTGA